The sequence TAGCTGAGATATCCGGCCAGCTCGCTGGCCTCGGCGTTGGTGAAGTTGCCGGTGATCTGGGAGTTGCCGGTGAGTACGCCCTGGATCTGCGGCGACGAGATGATCTCGTTGTCCAGCACCACGGCGACCCGGCACTTGCCCTCGTCGCCGAGCGCCGAGGCGTCGCACGCCTGACCCTCGTTGTTGAACGCCTCGCGGGTCAGCCCGGTCCACTTCTCCTGGCCGGAACCGGTGAAGTTCAGGCTGACCACCCACTGGCTGGTCTGGTCGCGCACCGCGTTGGCGTCGGAGACGTCGGTGCCGAGCACCTTGGCCACGTCCAGCAGGTTCTTCGCGTAGCCGCCCTCACAGGCGACGACCTGCTGCTCCGGGTCGGAGATGGACGCCGGCGGCCGGTCGTCCAGCTGGGCGCAACCGATCGTCGGCACGTTGAACTGCATCTGCGCCGGCAGCACCGCCACCTCGCGCCCGCTGAGCTCGGCGAACGGCTTGAGCTTGTCGGCCAGCGACGGGTCGGCGCTCAGGTCGGCCGGAGCCTGCAACGCGCTCGCGGCGGCCCACGCCTCCGCGCCGACCTTCTGCTCGACGGCCCGGCGCTGCTCCTCCACGCTCTGCGGGACCGGCTCCTCGCTCGCGGCCGGCGGCGGGGTGGCGGCGGGAGTCTCGGACGGGGTGGGCGTCGGCGCCCCGCCACCCTGGCCACCCGCCGACGGCGACGCGCTGGCCTCGGCGTCGGGCGTGGGGCTCGCGGAGCCGGACGGGCTCGGGGTGCCGGACGGGGTCGCCTCGGCGCTCTCGGTGGGCGCCGGCGCCGGGATCGCCCCGCTGCCGTCGGCGATCTTCAGCACCTTGCGGAAGCGCAACTCGGCGGCGCTGCCGACCTCGTTGAGGTCGCGGTTCTCGCCGGGCAGGGAGATGACGATGTTGCGGTCGCCCTCGGTGACCACCTCGGCCTCGGCGACGCCGTACGCGTTG is a genomic window of Micromonospora tarapacensis containing:
- the secD gene encoding protein translocase subunit SecD yields the protein MAPPQGQMRPGRQLAVLGGIFVVLYLLVFFSGGASGGWKDRLEPRLGLDLVGGTRLTLEATNTLDGRAPTAENLERARQIIESRVNAYGVAEAEVVTEGDRNIVISLPGENRDLNEVGSAAELRFRKVLKIADGSGAIPAPAPTESAEATPSGTPSPSGSASPTPDAEASASPSAGGQGGGAPTPTPSETPAATPPPAASEEPVPQSVEEQRRAVEQKVGAEAWAAASALQAPADLSADPSLADKLKPFAELSGREVAVLPAQMQFNVPTIGCAQLDDRPPASISDPEQQVVACEGGYAKNLLDVAKVLGTDVSDANAVRDQTSQWVVSLNFTGSGQEKWTGLTREAFNNEGQACDASALGDEGKCRVAVVLDNEIISSPQIQGVLTGNSQITGNFTNAEASELAGYLSYGALPVTFEAQEQQNVTATLGASHLRAGLLAAGIGMLLVIIYSFFYYRLLGSVIFLSLILSALLLFGAMVVLGRQIGFTLTLAGIAGIIVSLGVAADSFVIYFERLKDEIREGRTPRSAVPRAWVRARRTIISANAITIMSAVVLYIVSVGTVKGFAFALGLATVLDLLVVFLFRHPIMTMFARTRAFLSPRVSGLGRALPARSEQAPPRNQRVKEA